Proteins encoded in a region of the Massilia sp. UMI-21 genome:
- the glcE gene encoding glycolate oxidase subunit GlcE, with protein sequence MQRYGDPTIEEFQQRVRAAAASRTPLRIRGGGSKDWYGQRLEGEILDTRAYHGIVDYEPTELVITARCGTPLREIEAVLAERNQMLAFEPPHFGEHATLGGAIAAGLSGPRRASSGGVRDFVLGAKLLDGKGDVLSFGGQVMKNVAGYDVSRLLAGSLGTLGLLLDMSVKVLPRPFAETTLRLELSEIEAIRRLNEWGGQPLPLSGSCWHNGWLTLRLSGAQAAVDAAVRLIGGERLPNADNFWEELREQRLPFFGGEDALWRLSVPSTTGAIVLGGRMGETQLIEWGGAQRWLRTDLGAATIRRTVAASGGHATLFRGGDKSAGVFQPLAPAVARIHERLKDAFDPAHIFNPGRMT encoded by the coding sequence ATGCAGCGATACGGCGATCCGACCATCGAAGAATTCCAGCAACGGGTGCGCGCCGCCGCAGCCAGCAGAACGCCCCTGCGCATCCGCGGCGGCGGCAGCAAGGACTGGTACGGCCAGCGCCTCGAAGGCGAGATCCTCGATACGCGGGCCTACCACGGCATCGTGGACTACGAGCCGACCGAGCTGGTGATCACGGCGCGCTGCGGCACGCCCTTGCGCGAGATCGAAGCGGTGCTGGCCGAACGCAACCAGATGCTGGCCTTCGAGCCGCCGCATTTCGGTGAGCACGCCACCTTGGGCGGGGCCATCGCGGCAGGCCTGTCCGGCCCGCGCCGCGCCAGCAGCGGCGGGGTGCGCGACTTCGTCCTCGGCGCCAAACTGCTGGACGGGAAGGGCGACGTGCTGTCCTTCGGCGGCCAGGTGATGAAGAACGTGGCCGGCTACGACGTCTCGCGCCTGCTCGCCGGCTCGCTCGGCACCCTCGGCCTGCTGCTGGACATGTCGGTCAAGGTGCTGCCGCGTCCCTTCGCCGAAACCACCCTGCGCCTGGAGCTGTCCGAGATCGAGGCCATTCGCCGGCTGAACGAATGGGGCGGCCAGCCGCTGCCGCTGTCGGGCAGCTGCTGGCACAACGGCTGGCTGACGCTGCGCCTGTCCGGCGCCCAGGCGGCGGTCGATGCGGCGGTGCGCCTGATCGGCGGCGAGCGCCTGCCCAATGCCGACAACTTCTGGGAAGAGCTGCGCGAGCAGCGCCTGCCTTTCTTTGGCGGCGAGGATGCGCTGTGGCGCCTGTCGGTGCCGTCCACCACCGGCGCCATCGTGCTCGGGGGCAGGATGGGCGAAACCCAGCTGATCGAGTGGGGCGGCGCCCAGCGCTGGCTGCGCACCGACCTGGGCGCCGCCACGATCCGCCGCACGGTGGCGGCCAGCGGTGGCCACGCGACCCTGTTCCGCGGCGGCGACAAGTCCGCCGGTGTGTTCCAGCCGCTGGCGCCCGCCGTCGCGCGTATCCACGAACGCCTGAAGGATGCCTTCGATCCGGCGCACATCTTCAACCCGGGACGAATGACCTGA
- a CDS encoding FAD-binding protein — MSATQSTLAGRREQVAASLRRRLPEGCVLSDPEDTRPYECDGLAAYRQLPMIVTLPTSEEQVLAILDTCRELAVPIVPRGAGTGLSGGALPIADGVVISTARLNRIVRVDAYARTAVVQPGVRNLAISDAAAQYGLYYAPDPSSQIACTIGGNVAENSGGVHCLKYGLTVHNVLRVRVATIDGEIIELGSEALDAPGLDLLAVFIGSEGMLGIVTEVTVKLVPKPAVAQVVMASFGDVITAGNAVASIIAAGIIPAGLEMMDRTSVRMVEPFVRAGYDVDAAAILLCEADGTALEVAEEIERMKAVFEGAGATAIAVSQSELERMRFWSGRKNAFPAAGRISPDYYCMDGTIPRKQLARVLGGIEQMEQTFGLRCSNVFHAGDGNMHPLILFDANQPGEFERAEAFGAAILALCVEVGGTITGEHGVGMEKIDSMCVQFGRKELDAFFEVKRAFDPPMLLNPDKAIPTPHRCAEFGKMHVHGGALPFPDLPRF, encoded by the coding sequence ATGAGCGCCACCCAATCGACCCTCGCCGGACGGCGCGAACAGGTCGCAGCAAGCCTGCGTCGCCGCCTGCCTGAAGGCTGCGTCCTGTCCGACCCCGAAGACACCCGCCCCTACGAATGCGACGGCCTGGCCGCCTATCGCCAGCTGCCGATGATCGTCACGCTTCCCACCAGCGAAGAGCAGGTGCTGGCGATCCTGGACACCTGCCGCGAACTGGCCGTGCCGATCGTCCCGCGCGGCGCCGGCACCGGCCTGTCGGGCGGCGCGCTGCCGATCGCCGACGGAGTGGTGATCTCGACCGCCAGGCTGAACCGCATTGTGCGCGTGGATGCGTATGCGCGCACCGCCGTGGTCCAGCCGGGCGTGCGCAACCTCGCCATTTCCGACGCCGCCGCGCAATACGGCCTGTACTACGCGCCCGACCCTTCGTCGCAGATCGCCTGCACCATCGGCGGCAACGTGGCCGAGAACTCGGGAGGCGTGCACTGCCTGAAATACGGCCTGACGGTGCACAACGTGCTGCGGGTGCGCGTGGCCACCATCGATGGCGAGATCATCGAACTCGGCAGCGAGGCGCTGGACGCCCCCGGCCTGGACCTGCTGGCCGTGTTCATCGGCTCGGAAGGCATGCTCGGCATCGTCACCGAAGTCACGGTCAAGCTGGTGCCCAAGCCGGCGGTGGCGCAGGTGGTCATGGCCTCGTTCGGCGACGTCATCACCGCCGGCAATGCCGTGGCCAGCATCATCGCCGCCGGCATCATCCCGGCCGGTCTCGAGATGATGGACCGCACCTCGGTACGCATGGTCGAGCCCTTCGTGCGCGCCGGCTACGACGTGGACGCCGCCGCCATCCTGCTGTGCGAGGCCGACGGCACCGCGCTGGAAGTGGCCGAAGAAATCGAACGCATGAAAGCGGTGTTCGAAGGCGCCGGCGCCACCGCCATCGCCGTATCGCAGAGCGAGCTTGAGCGCATGCGTTTCTGGTCGGGGCGCAAGAACGCCTTCCCGGCGGCGGGCCGCATCTCGCCCGACTACTACTGCATGGACGGCACCATCCCGCGCAAGCAGCTGGCGCGGGTGCTCGGCGGGATCGAGCAGATGGAGCAGACCTTCGGCCTGCGCTGCTCGAACGTGTTCCACGCCGGAGACGGCAACATGCACCCCCTGATCCTGTTCGATGCCAACCAGCCGGGCGAATTCGAACGCGCCGAAGCCTTCGGCGCGGCGATCCTGGCGCTGTGCGTCGAGGTGGGCGGCACCATCACCGGCGAGCATGGCGTGGGCATGGAGAAGATCGACTCGATGTGCGTACAGTTCGGCCGCAAGGAACTGGACGCTTTCTTCGAGGTCAAGCGCGCCTTCGACCCGCCCATGCTGCTCAACCCGGACAAGGCGATCCCGACCCCGCACCGCTGCGCCGAATTCGGCAAGATGCACGTACACGGCGGCGCGCTGCCTTTCCCCGACCTTCCACGCTTTTGA
- a CDS encoding cob(I)yrinic acid a,c-diamide adenosyltransferase, with amino-acid sequence MGNRLSKIATRTGDDGSTGLGDGSRTGKDSARIHSLGEVDELNSFVGLLLCEDMPGDLREELISIQHDLFDLGGELCIPGYEMIKIEHVARLDGLLEKYNAELPVLKEFILPAGSRAASLAHVCRTVCRRAERSIVALSHAEEIRPHPRQYVNRLSDLMFVLARVLNRHAGCSDVLWQHERKRG; translated from the coding sequence ATGGGTAACCGACTCTCGAAAATCGCCACCCGCACCGGCGACGACGGCAGCACCGGCCTGGGCGACGGCAGCCGCACCGGCAAGGACAGCGCACGCATCCATTCGCTGGGCGAGGTGGACGAACTGAATTCCTTCGTCGGCCTGCTGCTGTGCGAAGACATGCCGGGGGACCTGCGCGAAGAACTGATCTCGATCCAGCACGACCTGTTCGACCTGGGCGGCGAGCTGTGCATCCCGGGCTACGAGATGATCAAGATCGAACACGTGGCGCGCCTCGACGGCCTGCTCGAGAAGTACAACGCCGAGCTGCCGGTCCTGAAGGAATTCATCCTGCCGGCCGGTTCGCGCGCCGCCTCCCTGGCCCATGTGTGCCGCACCGTGTGCCGCCGCGCCGAGCGCAGCATCGTGGCGCTGTCGCATGCCGAGGAGATCCGCCCGCACCCGCGCCAGTATGTGAATCGCCTGTCGGACCTGATGTTCGTGCTGGCGCGCGTGCTCAACCGCCACGCCGGCTGCAGCGACGTGCTGTGGCAGCACGAGCGCAAGCGCGGTTAA
- a CDS encoding glycoside hydrolase family 97 protein: MRIHHFASALAASCLLALPAWAQQRIASAASPGNVLSVEVQLDGMGKLAYGVKRQGKEIIAPSRLGFNLANAPKLDGGFSLRAQGVSEHDSTWEQPWGERRFVRNRYRELRVDLEQKNRAGRRLAVVFRLYDDGIGFRYEFPEQPQLRVAEITDELTEFTVAQPATAWWIPAGELPGLEEEVRKAPLGEIGIANTPLTLRLEDGTHIALHEAALVDYASMWLRKVEGRKLRAMLAPSPSGPAVVRQGAFSTPWRTLQIASDAAGLYMSDLVLNLNEPNKLGDVSWVKPSKFVGVWWQMHLNSGSWAAGPKHAATTANTKKYIDFAAQNGFRGVLVEGWNKGWESDWGHGGADFSFTQPYPDFDLPGLAAYAKAKGVRLIGHHETGANIVAYERQMDAAYKLYAKLGVDSIKSGYVHEAGSALFTGRDGKPRYGHYDSQEGVNHFLKAVTEAAKYKLSIDTHEPVKDTGLRRTYPNWLTREGARGVEYNAWGSPPNSVDHEAKLVFTRMLSGPMDYTPGVLSLVGADGKAFNSTQAKQLANFVVIYSPIQMAADLPENYATYPAAFKFIRDVPTDWQDTRVINGEVGLFATIARKDRGSEDWYVGAVTDGEARTLPLPLGFLDKGRRYLAEIYRDGDAADYRSERRFDLVTETRLVTAADTLQLRLAPGGGQAIRFTPQP; the protein is encoded by the coding sequence ATGCGCATCCACCACTTCGCTTCCGCCCTGGCGGCATCCTGCCTGCTGGCCCTGCCGGCCTGGGCCCAGCAGCGCATCGCCAGCGCCGCCTCTCCCGGCAATGTGCTCAGCGTGGAAGTCCAGCTCGACGGCATGGGCAAGCTGGCCTACGGCGTCAAGCGCCAGGGCAAAGAGATCATCGCTCCTTCGCGGCTCGGCTTCAACCTGGCCAATGCCCCCAAGCTCGACGGCGGCTTCAGCCTGCGCGCGCAGGGCGTGAGCGAGCATGACAGCACCTGGGAGCAGCCCTGGGGCGAGCGCCGCTTCGTGCGCAACCGCTACCGCGAGCTGCGCGTGGACCTCGAACAGAAGAACCGCGCCGGGCGCCGGCTGGCGGTGGTGTTCCGCCTCTACGACGACGGCATCGGTTTTCGCTACGAATTCCCGGAGCAGCCGCAACTGCGCGTGGCCGAGATCACGGATGAACTGACCGAATTCACGGTGGCCCAGCCGGCCACCGCCTGGTGGATCCCGGCCGGAGAGTTGCCCGGACTGGAGGAAGAGGTCCGCAAGGCGCCGCTCGGGGAGATCGGCATCGCCAACACGCCGCTCACGCTACGCCTGGAGGACGGCACCCACATCGCCCTGCACGAAGCGGCGCTGGTCGACTATGCCAGCATGTGGCTGCGCAAGGTCGAGGGCCGGAAGCTGCGCGCCATGCTGGCGCCGTCGCCGAGCGGCCCGGCCGTGGTGCGCCAGGGCGCGTTCAGCACGCCATGGCGCACGCTGCAGATAGCAAGCGATGCGGCGGGGCTGTACATGTCGGACCTGGTGCTCAACCTGAACGAGCCGAACAAGCTCGGCGACGTGAGCTGGGTGAAGCCCTCGAAGTTCGTCGGCGTCTGGTGGCAGATGCACCTGAACAGCGGTTCCTGGGCCGCCGGCCCGAAGCATGCGGCCACCACCGCCAACACGAAGAAATACATCGACTTCGCCGCGCAGAACGGTTTCCGCGGTGTGCTGGTCGAAGGCTGGAACAAGGGCTGGGAAAGCGACTGGGGCCACGGCGGCGCCGATTTCAGCTTCACCCAGCCCTACCCGGACTTCGACCTGCCCGGCCTGGCCGCCTATGCGAAGGCCAAGGGCGTGCGCCTGATCGGACACCACGAGACCGGCGCCAATATCGTCGCCTACGAACGGCAGATGGATGCGGCGTACAAGTTGTATGCGAAGCTGGGCGTGGACAGCATCAAGTCCGGCTACGTGCACGAAGCGGGCAGCGCGCTGTTCACGGGCCGCGACGGCAAGCCGCGTTACGGCCATTACGACTCGCAGGAGGGCGTGAACCACTTCCTGAAGGCCGTCACCGAGGCGGCGAAGTACAAGCTGTCGATCGACACCCACGAGCCGGTGAAGGACACTGGCCTGCGCCGTACCTACCCCAACTGGCTGACGCGCGAAGGCGCGCGCGGGGTCGAGTACAACGCCTGGGGCAGTCCGCCCAACAGCGTCGACCACGAGGCCAAGCTGGTGTTCACGCGCATGCTGAGCGGCCCGATGGACTACACCCCGGGCGTCCTGAGCCTGGTGGGCGCGGACGGCAAGGCCTTCAACTCGACCCAGGCCAAGCAGCTGGCGAACTTCGTCGTCATCTACTCGCCGATCCAGATGGCGGCCGACCTGCCCGAAAACTACGCGACGTACCCGGCCGCCTTCAAGTTCATCCGCGATGTCCCGACCGACTGGCAGGACACGCGCGTGATCAACGGCGAAGTGGGCTTGTTTGCGACCATCGCCCGCAAGGACCGCGGCAGCGAGGACTGGTACGTGGGCGCCGTCACCGACGGCGAAGCGCGTACCTTGCCGCTGCCGCTGGGCTTCCTCGACAAAGGCAGGCGCTATCTCGCCGAGATCTACCGTGACGGCGACGCGGCCGACTACCGCAGCGAACGCCGCTTCGACCTGGTGACGGAGACCAGGCTCGTCACCGCGGCGGATACCCTGCAACTGCGCCTGGCGCCGGGCGGTGGGCAAGCCATCCGCTTCACGCCGCAGCCCTGA
- a CDS encoding glutathione peroxidase, with protein MNVFDFSATALDGQPVDLARFRGKVLLIVNTASACGFTPQYKGLEELHRQYGERGLVVLGFPCNQFGKQEPGTEAEIGAFCEKNYGVSFPMFAKVDVNGDDAHPLYRHLKGEKPGVLGLESIKWNFTKFLVGRDGEVVKRYAPQTAPSEIAGDIEKLLAQ; from the coding sequence ATGAACGTATTCGACTTCAGCGCGACCGCCCTCGACGGCCAGCCGGTGGACCTGGCGCGCTTTCGCGGCAAGGTGCTCCTGATCGTGAACACCGCCAGCGCCTGCGGCTTCACGCCGCAATACAAAGGGCTCGAAGAGCTGCACCGCCAGTACGGCGAACGCGGCCTGGTGGTGCTGGGCTTTCCCTGCAACCAGTTCGGCAAGCAGGAGCCGGGTACCGAGGCCGAGATCGGCGCCTTCTGCGAAAAAAACTATGGCGTGAGCTTTCCGATGTTCGCCAAGGTCGACGTCAACGGCGACGATGCCCACCCGCTCTACCGGCACCTGAAGGGCGAGAAGCCGGGCGTGCTCGGTCTTGAGTCCATCAAGTGGAACTTCACCAAGTTCCTGGTCGGACGCGACGGCGAGGTGGTCAAGCGTTATGCGCCGCAGACGGCGCCAAGTGAAATCGCCGGCGACATCGAGAAGCTGCTGGCGCAATAA
- the glcF gene encoding glycolate oxidase subunit GlcF, producing MQTNLADFIKDTADGKEAEAILRACVHCGFCTATCPTYQLLGDELDGPRGRIYLIKQVLEGAEPTRKTQLHLDRCLTCRNCETTCPSGVKYGRLVDIGRRVVEERVPRPLKDRVRRTTLKEFLPRTALFKPAFRAGQAARPLLSTALQDKLQPARAAGAWPTRAHARKMLVLDGCVQPAMAPAINAATARVLDACGVQLLVAPRAGCCGAVRYHLNDQEGGLVDARRNIDAWWPYVEREEVEAIVMTASGCGVTVKEYGHLLAHDAAYAAKAARISLLTRDLSEIIPEFEEQLGAKLKGKIGQRVAYHPPCTLQHGQQIRGKVEGVLRAAGVDVHLCADSHLCCGSAGTYSVLHPEIAHQLRDRKLASLEATRPDEIVSANMGCMTHLQSGTDIPVTHWIELIDRALA from the coding sequence ATGCAAACCAACCTGGCCGATTTCATCAAGGACACCGCCGACGGCAAGGAAGCCGAAGCGATCCTGCGCGCCTGCGTGCACTGCGGCTTCTGCACCGCCACCTGCCCGACCTACCAGCTGCTGGGCGACGAGCTCGATGGCCCGCGCGGCCGCATCTACCTGATCAAGCAGGTGCTCGAGGGCGCCGAGCCAACCCGCAAGACCCAGCTCCACCTCGACCGCTGCCTGACCTGCCGCAACTGCGAGACCACCTGCCCGTCGGGCGTCAAGTACGGCCGCCTGGTCGACATCGGCCGCCGCGTGGTCGAGGAGCGCGTGCCGCGGCCCCTGAAAGACCGCGTCAGGCGCACCACGCTCAAGGAATTCCTGCCGCGCACGGCGCTGTTCAAGCCGGCGTTCAGGGCAGGGCAGGCGGCGCGTCCGCTGCTCTCCACAGCCCTGCAGGACAAGCTGCAGCCGGCGCGCGCCGCCGGCGCCTGGCCCACGCGTGCCCATGCGCGCAAGATGCTGGTGCTCGATGGCTGCGTGCAGCCGGCCATGGCGCCCGCCATCAACGCCGCCACCGCGCGCGTGCTCGACGCCTGCGGGGTGCAGCTGCTGGTCGCCCCCAGGGCCGGCTGCTGCGGCGCGGTGCGCTATCACCTCAACGATCAAGAAGGGGGGCTGGTCGATGCGCGCCGCAACATCGACGCCTGGTGGCCCTACGTGGAGCGCGAAGAAGTGGAGGCGATCGTCATGACCGCCTCCGGCTGTGGCGTCACCGTCAAGGAATACGGCCACCTGCTGGCGCACGACGCGGCGTATGCGGCGAAAGCGGCGCGTATCTCGCTGCTCACGCGCGACCTGTCCGAAATCATACCGGAGTTCGAGGAGCAGCTGGGCGCGAAGCTCAAGGGGAAGATCGGTCAACGCGTCGCCTACCACCCGCCCTGCACGCTGCAGCACGGCCAGCAGATCCGCGGCAAGGTCGAAGGCGTGCTGCGCGCCGCCGGCGTCGACGTCCACCTGTGCGCCGACAGCCACCTGTGCTGCGGATCGGCCGGCACCTATTCGGTGCTGCACCCGGAGATCGCGCACCAACTGCGCGACCGCAAGCTGGCCAGCCTGGAGGCCACCCGGCCCGACGAAATCGTCTCGGCCAACATGGGCTGCATGACCCACCTGCAGTCGGGCACGGACATCCCGGTGACCCACTGGATCGAACTGATCGACCGCGCGCTGGCCTGA